From Pan paniscus chromosome 9, NHGRI_mPanPan1-v2.0_pri, whole genome shotgun sequence, the proteins below share one genomic window:
- the LOC100995765 gene encoding putative olfactory receptor 8G3, giving the protein MDPGNHSSVTEFILAGLSEQPELQLRLFLLFLGIYVVTVVGNLGMITLIGLSSHLHTPMYGFLSSLSFIDLCHSTVITPKMLVNFATEKNIIYPECMTKLYLFSIFAIAECHILAAMAYDHYVAICSPLLYNVIVSYHHCFWLTVGVYILGILGSTIHTSFMLRHFLCKTNVINHYFCDLFPLLGLSCSSTYINELLVLVLSAFNILMPALTILASYIFIIASILRIRSTEGRSKAFSTCSSHILAVAVFFGSAAFMYLQPSSVSSMDQGKVSSVFYTTIVPMLNPRSTA; this is encoded by the coding sequence ATGGACCCTGGAAACCATTCCTCAGTGACTGAGTTCATTCTGGCTGGGCTCTCAGAACAGCCAGAGCTCCAGCTGCGCCTCTTCCTCCTGTTCTTAGGAATCTATGTGGTCACAGTGGTGGGCAACTTGGGCATGATCACACTGATTGGGCTCAGTTCTCACCTGCACACCCCCATGTACGGTTTCCTCAGCAGTCTGTCCTTCATTGATCTCTGCCATTCCACTGTCATTACCCCTAAGATGCTGGTGAACTTTGCGACAGAGAAGAACATCATCTACCCTGAATGCATGACTAAGCTCTATTTATTCAGTATTTTTGCTATTGCAGAGTGTCACATATTGGCTGCAATGGCATATGACCACTATGTTGCCATCTGCAGCCCCTTGCTGTACAATGTCATCGTGTCCTATCACCACTGCTTCTGGCTCACAGTGGGAGTTTACATTTTAGGCATCCTTGGATCTACAATTCATACCAGTTTTATGTTGAGACACTTTTTGTGCAAGACTAATGTGATTAACCATTATTTTTGTGATCTTTTCCCTCTCTTGGGGCTCTCCTGCTCCAGCACCTACATCAATGAATTACTGGTTCTGGTCTTGAGTGCATTTAACATCCTGATGCCTGCCTTAACCATCCTTGCTTCTTACATCTTTATCATTGCCAGCATCCTCCGCATTCGCTCCACTGAGGGCAGGTCCAAAGCCTTCAGCACTTGCAGCTCCCACATCTTGGCTGTTGCTGTTTTCTTTGGATCTGCAGCATTCATGTACCTGCAGCCATCATCTGTCAGCTCCATGGACCAGGGGAAAGTGTCATCTGTGTTTTATACTACTATTGTGCCCATGCTGAACCCCCGATCTACAGCCTGA